The Vicia villosa cultivar HV-30 ecotype Madison, WI linkage group LG1, Vvil1.0, whole genome shotgun sequence genome includes a region encoding these proteins:
- the LOC131614925 gene encoding autophagy-related protein 18a-like has protein sequence MLRQSQPSSPSSPSSSLLSLSFNQDHTCFSASTKTGFRVFSCDPLRQLFRRVFPGDGFSHVEMLNQTNILALVGTGSHSQFPRNSVVIWDDYRCESVGTLSFQGSIRGVRLRQDRIVVVLEFMVFVYSFGDLKVLCQFGTCENPKGLCVVSQLKESMVLACPGLQRGHVRVEHFPKNKINYIRAHDSRLACLGLTIDGRFLATASTKGTLIRVFDTRNGALLQEVRRGAISAEIYSLAFSSTAQWLAVSSDKGTVHVFCLKVDITNSDHKMSQCSTNSNASTTSSSSYLSFIKFKRVLPKYFNSEWSVAQFRLQEGCRYTVAFGDPNNTLTILGMDGSFYRCEIYPMLDGQITDQLESSNFLKPELAS, from the exons ATGCTCCGCCAATCTCAACCCTCTTCGCCGTCATCTCCCTCCTCCTCGCTCCTCTCCCTCTCCTTCAACCAAGACCACACCTGCTTCTCCGCCTCAACGAAAACCGGATTTCGTGTTTTCAGCTGCGACCCCCTCCGTCAGCTTTTCCGACGAGTATTCCCCGGTGACGGTTTCAGCCACGTCGAGATGCTTAACCAGACTAACATACTGGCTCTAGTCGGCACCGGGTCCCACTCTCAGTTCCCTCGTAATAGCGTCGTAATCTGGGATGACTACCGCTGTGAGTCCGTCGGGACTTTATCCTTTCAAGGTTCCATTCGTGGCGTCCGTCTCCGGCAGGATAGGATTGTAGTGGTATTGGAGTTTATGGTTTTTGTTTACAGTTTTGGAGACTTGAAGGTTCTTTGTCAGTTTGGAACGTGTGAGAACCCTAAGGGGTTATGCGTTGTTTCGCAGCTGAAAGAGTCGATGGTGCTGGCGTGTCCGGGATTGCAGAGAGGTCATGTGCGTGTGGAACATTTTCCGAAGAACAAAATCAATTACATTCGGGCTCATGATTCGAGATTAGCTTGTTTGGGTCTCACGATTGATGGAAGGTTTCTAGCCACTGCTAGTACTAAGGGCACACTCATTCGCGTGTTTGATACGAGGAATGGTGCTCTGCTTCAGGAA GTAAGAAGGGGTGCAATTTCAGCAGAGATCTATAGTTTGGCATTCTCTTCTACTGCTCAGTGGTTGGCAGTCTCGAGTGACAAGGGTACCGTTCATGTCTTCTGCCTTAAGGTTGATATCACCAATAGTGATCATAAAATGTCACAATGTTCAACAAACTCCAATGCTTCTACTACATCATCAAGCTCATATCTCTCATTCATTAAATTTAAAA GAGTCTTGCCAAAGTATTTCAATTCAGAGTGGTCAGTTGCTCAGTTTCGCCTGCAAGAAGGCTGTCGTTACACTGTTGCATTTGGGGACCCAAATAATACACTCACAATTCTTGGCATGGATGGAAG CTTCTATCGATGTGAGATCTACCCGATGCTTGATGGACAAATAACTGATCAACTTGAATCTTCTAACTTTCTTAAACCAGAACTAGCCTCATGA